In Polyangiaceae bacterium, a genomic segment contains:
- a CDS encoding HlyD family efflux transporter periplasmic adaptor subunit codes for MKNHKNLARWVRRIAVLTLAILALAAIVMAWLPKPVPVDSAKVELGELTITVDEDGRTRVKDRYTVSAPIAGNVARIELKPGVEVESKQVLARIVPVSSPLLDPRSKQQAEAQVLVASAAQRQARAQIDRAEAALEYAKKQVTTRKALVSQGASPQAELDRQELELRSRKAELTSAKFGAKVADHELGMARAALGQVSGGKKDSQQLDVTSPIAGRVLKLIQESEGVVQAGSPLVELGDPQALEIVIDVLTSDAVQIKPGAPVRVVAWGGPDLKGHVRQIEPSAFTKLSALGVEEQRVNAVIDLDEPYEKWKALMDGYRVEAKIIVFQAQSVLKVPASALFRKGDSWAVFSISDGKAQLREVSVGRSNGLETEITGGLEAGATVIPHPSDRVTDGASVLAR; via the coding sequence ATGAAGAACCACAAGAACCTCGCACGCTGGGTCCGACGCATCGCTGTGTTGACCCTCGCGATCCTCGCGCTCGCGGCCATCGTGATGGCCTGGCTGCCGAAGCCAGTGCCTGTCGATTCGGCCAAGGTCGAGCTGGGTGAGCTGACGATCACCGTGGACGAGGACGGCCGCACACGCGTCAAAGATCGGTACACTGTTTCCGCGCCGATTGCGGGCAATGTGGCCCGCATCGAGCTCAAGCCGGGAGTCGAGGTGGAGAGCAAGCAGGTGCTGGCGCGCATCGTGCCGGTGAGCTCGCCATTGCTCGACCCGCGCAGCAAGCAGCAGGCTGAGGCGCAGGTGCTCGTCGCCTCAGCTGCTCAGCGCCAGGCGCGGGCGCAGATCGACCGCGCCGAGGCTGCCCTTGAGTACGCAAAAAAGCAGGTTACCACGCGCAAGGCGTTGGTATCCCAGGGCGCCTCCCCCCAAGCCGAGCTGGACCGCCAAGAGCTGGAGTTGCGTTCGCGCAAGGCCGAGCTGACCTCGGCCAAGTTTGGAGCGAAGGTGGCCGATCACGAGCTTGGGATGGCACGCGCCGCCCTAGGCCAAGTATCCGGGGGGAAAAAAGATTCGCAACAGCTGGACGTTACGAGCCCCATCGCTGGCCGCGTGCTCAAGTTGATTCAGGAGAGCGAAGGGGTGGTTCAAGCTGGCTCTCCGCTGGTCGAACTTGGAGATCCACAAGCCCTCGAGATCGTGATCGACGTCTTGACCAGCGATGCCGTGCAGATCAAGCCTGGTGCGCCGGTGCGTGTCGTTGCCTGGGGAGGACCTGACCTGAAGGGCCACGTACGGCAGATCGAACCGTCGGCCTTCACCAAGCTGTCCGCTTTGGGAGTCGAGGAGCAACGGGTGAACGCCGTGATCGACCTCGATGAACCCTACGAGAAGTGGAAGGCCCTGATGGATGGCTACCGAGTGGAGGCCAAGATCATCGTGTTCCAGGCCCAGAGTGTGCTCAAGGTGCCGGCGAGCGCATTGTTTCGCAAAGGGGACAGCTGGGCGGTCTTCAGCATCAGCGATGGCAAGGCGCAGCTCCGCGAGGTCTCCGTCGGTCGCAGCAACGGTCTCGAAACGGAGATCACCGGCGGCTTGGAGGCGGGAGCGACGGTGATCCCTCACCCCAGCGATCGAGTGACCGACGGTGCCAGTGTGCTGGCGCGCTAG
- a CDS encoding efflux RND transporter periplasmic adaptor subunit, translating into MNKSRTRKWLWRVGILLVLVGIGFGVWKWRQAAQRANAPTFETEPVVKGELKATVTATGTLDGRDSVEVGAEVTGNISKIYVDFNDRVKAGDILLEINPETLIANKNSASARLSAARASYSSAKASAKEAKTTLKRTRELSKKGLVSTAELESAEAAAARADAQVRSTSADILVAKASVDSSDTALKKATIRSPIDGVVLSRSVELGQTVTASLQTPVLFLIARDLTKMELSVQIDEADIGRVKEGQDATFTVDAYPKREFKATLRSLRNVPTTTDNVVTYEAVLDVTNDDLSLRPGMTATAIITTEHVKDAVLVPNAALRFTPPAAKKSSGSARNPLMMGGPRGGRGMGKRSRGAGSAAPAGSAEPPEEDSETVWILEGRRPRPVKVKTGVSDGTSTEIKSGLEAGGEVVVDYVTSEEK; encoded by the coding sequence ATGAACAAATCTCGGACCCGAAAGTGGCTCTGGCGGGTGGGTATCCTGCTTGTGCTCGTCGGCATCGGGTTTGGCGTCTGGAAGTGGCGGCAGGCGGCTCAGCGCGCCAACGCGCCGACCTTTGAGACCGAGCCGGTCGTGAAGGGGGAGCTGAAGGCGACGGTTACCGCGACAGGCACCCTCGACGGTCGGGACTCGGTCGAAGTCGGCGCGGAAGTGACCGGCAACATCAGCAAGATCTACGTCGACTTCAACGACCGAGTGAAAGCCGGCGACATCCTGCTCGAGATCAATCCCGAGACACTGATCGCGAACAAGAACTCGGCGTCTGCCCGCCTGAGCGCGGCGCGCGCTTCGTATAGCTCAGCCAAGGCCAGCGCCAAGGAGGCGAAGACAACGCTGAAGCGCACGCGGGAACTATCCAAGAAGGGACTGGTGTCCACGGCGGAGCTCGAGTCGGCGGAGGCCGCGGCAGCGCGAGCGGATGCACAGGTCCGTTCGACCTCTGCGGACATCCTGGTCGCCAAGGCTTCAGTCGATTCATCAGATACCGCGCTCAAGAAGGCGACGATTCGCTCGCCGATCGACGGCGTGGTGCTCTCGCGTAGCGTCGAGCTGGGGCAAACGGTGACCGCCTCTTTGCAGACGCCGGTGTTGTTCTTGATCGCGCGCGATCTGACCAAGATGGAGCTCTCGGTGCAAATCGACGAGGCGGACATCGGTCGTGTGAAGGAAGGTCAAGACGCCACGTTCACGGTGGACGCGTATCCGAAGCGTGAGTTCAAGGCGACGCTGCGCTCACTGCGCAACGTGCCCACCACGACGGACAACGTCGTCACCTACGAAGCGGTGCTCGATGTGACCAACGACGACCTCTCGTTGCGTCCCGGCATGACCGCCACCGCAATCATCACCACCGAACACGTGAAAGACGCAGTGCTAGTGCCCAACGCGGCGTTGCGCTTCACGCCACCAGCGGCGAAGAAGTCCTCTGGTTCCGCGCGCAACCCGTTGATGATGGGCGGACCCCGAGGAGGACGAGGAATGGGCAAGCGCTCGAGAGGTGCCGGCTCCGCCGCGCCCGCGGGGAGCGCCGAACCTCCCGAGGAGGACAGTGAAACCGTTTGGATCTTGGAAGGGCGCCGACCGCGTCCCGTCAAGGTGAAGACCGGCGTCAGCGATGGCACCAGCACGGAAATCAAGTCGGGGCTCGAGGCTGGCGGGGAGGTAGTCGTCGACTACGTCACCAGCGAGGAGAAGTAG
- a CDS encoding sigma-70 family RNA polymerase sigma factor translates to MAEPDLSLLARRVAKGDVEAFTGIVRQTQGRLFRLAARLSGSTSDGEDVLQEAYVKAFNALTDGRFDGRSSVQTWLYRIVSNAAIDATRRRKSRPVSEADEIEPEADTSVDPDGRLALRELDEWLSELSVEQRTVLILRAVEGFSTAETADILGCSEGAVEQRLIRARANLSKRRGET, encoded by the coding sequence ATGGCTGAGCCCGACCTCAGCCTGCTGGCCCGACGCGTGGCGAAGGGTGACGTCGAGGCGTTCACCGGCATCGTCCGACAAACCCAAGGGCGCCTCTTTCGCCTGGCCGCTCGGCTCTCGGGTAGCACCAGCGATGGCGAGGACGTCCTGCAGGAGGCCTACGTGAAGGCCTTCAATGCGCTCACCGACGGCCGCTTCGATGGCCGCTCCAGCGTGCAGACCTGGCTCTACCGCATCGTGAGCAATGCCGCGATTGACGCTACGCGCCGACGCAAGTCGCGCCCAGTCAGTGAAGCTGACGAAATCGAGCCGGAAGCTGATACCAGCGTCGACCCTGACGGTCGCCTCGCGCTTCGCGAGCTCGATGAATGGCTCTCCGAGCTGTCCGTCGAACAACGCACGGTGTTGATCTTGAGAGCGGTGGAAGGGTTCTCCACAGCGGAGACCGCTGACATCCTGGGTTGCTCCGAAGGCGCAGTAGAGCAACGCTTGATCAGGGCGCGCGCCAACTTGAGTAAGCGACGAGGCGAGACATGA
- a CDS encoding ABC transporter permease translates to MRALDQKLLRDLVGLKAQVFTIALVVACGIASYVTLHSAYDSLIYSRDAYYEHNRFPDAFAHLERAPKPLAKRLALLPGVASVETRIQEVALVPVKDLDRAATGILVSIPDEGTSQLSKLHLTRGRLPDEKRSDEIVVLDAFAEAHQFALGDSLDVIVNSSLRKFRIVGVAMSPEFVMTMPPGGMSYDPKRAAVLWLRERVLASAFQLEGAFNDAQFNLEPGIDPKVALQGIDRVLKPYGGLGAVAREKQASNYMLSGELTQLESMATVVPAIFLFVAAFLLNVVLSRLITLQRSQIATLKAVGYDDRAIGLHYLELVSVVVVLGALGGVALGAWLGDAMTQMYTGQYFRFPDPEYRLEARVVVFSLAVSLVSALIGAGSSVWAVARLPPAEAMRPPAPARYQFGFLNRIVGSRLVSVGGRMVARELLRRPFRALLSAVGVAFSIGIVVVAGFWFDAIDNLLNVQFHESMREDLNVTLRQPAPERAIRELGHLPGVRYAEGYRNVSIRFSAGHHARDGVLIGMPRDSELRRVVDRAGEKKRVPERGVLLSKELAKRLDVRVGDEVRVELREGDRSTRHVAVTGLVDDAFGLQGYMNQAALAALLGETPSVNLAVLRIDSLHRSEVLKRLNDYPGVLAVAAPSDLREQFEAQSGEIMYVYTFIMALFASVIAIGVVYNGARVSLSQRSRDLASLRVLGFTRSEIASVLFGELAVHMILAIPLGIWFGGVLSKGLMAGVDPEIYRLPIVLSPRTYAFAVSVAIGSGLISALLVRRKLDKLDLIGVLKTRE, encoded by the coding sequence GTGAGGGCCCTCGACCAGAAGTTGCTCCGCGACTTGGTCGGGCTCAAGGCGCAGGTGTTCACGATTGCGTTGGTTGTCGCCTGCGGGATCGCCAGCTACGTGACCCTACACAGCGCCTATGACTCACTGATCTACAGCCGCGACGCCTACTACGAGCACAACCGCTTTCCTGACGCCTTCGCTCACCTCGAGCGTGCGCCCAAACCTTTGGCCAAGCGCCTCGCGCTCCTGCCTGGGGTGGCGAGCGTCGAGACGCGCATCCAGGAGGTCGCGCTGGTGCCGGTGAAGGACCTGGACCGGGCGGCCACAGGGATTCTCGTTTCCATTCCCGACGAAGGCACGAGCCAGCTCTCCAAGTTGCACCTCACGCGGGGCCGGCTACCCGACGAGAAGCGCAGCGACGAAATCGTCGTCCTGGACGCGTTCGCGGAGGCGCACCAGTTCGCCCTCGGGGATTCCCTCGACGTCATTGTGAATAGCAGCCTACGCAAGTTTCGTATCGTGGGTGTCGCGATGTCACCGGAGTTCGTGATGACGATGCCTCCAGGAGGCATGTCCTACGACCCTAAGCGAGCGGCCGTGTTGTGGCTCCGAGAGCGGGTGCTGGCGTCGGCGTTTCAGCTGGAAGGCGCCTTCAACGATGCACAGTTCAACCTCGAGCCCGGCATCGATCCAAAGGTTGCGTTGCAGGGCATCGATCGCGTGCTCAAGCCGTATGGCGGTCTCGGCGCCGTGGCGCGTGAAAAGCAAGCTTCGAACTACATGTTGAGTGGGGAGCTGACCCAGCTCGAGAGCATGGCCACCGTGGTGCCAGCGATCTTCCTGTTCGTCGCTGCGTTCCTCTTGAACGTGGTGCTGTCGCGCTTGATCACCCTGCAGCGCTCGCAGATCGCCACGCTGAAGGCGGTAGGCTACGACGATCGAGCGATTGGCCTTCACTACCTGGAGCTGGTGAGCGTGGTCGTCGTGCTCGGCGCCCTCGGGGGTGTTGCTCTCGGCGCGTGGCTCGGTGACGCGATGACGCAGATGTACACCGGGCAGTACTTCCGCTTTCCCGATCCGGAGTATCGCTTGGAAGCGCGGGTGGTGGTGTTCTCACTCGCCGTGAGTCTTGTTTCCGCGTTGATCGGTGCGGGGTCCAGCGTGTGGGCGGTTGCGCGACTCCCACCGGCGGAGGCGATGCGACCGCCAGCGCCAGCTCGCTATCAGTTTGGGTTCTTGAATCGCATCGTGGGCTCTCGCTTGGTGAGCGTCGGCGGTCGCATGGTCGCGCGCGAGTTACTCCGGCGCCCGTTCAGGGCGCTGCTGTCCGCGGTCGGCGTCGCTTTTTCGATCGGTATCGTGGTGGTCGCCGGTTTCTGGTTCGACGCCATCGACAACCTGCTGAACGTCCAGTTTCACGAGTCGATGCGCGAGGACCTGAACGTTACGTTGAGGCAACCGGCGCCGGAGCGGGCCATTCGAGAGCTCGGCCACCTGCCGGGTGTGCGCTACGCAGAGGGCTACCGCAATGTCTCGATCCGTTTTTCCGCGGGGCATCACGCTCGGGATGGTGTGCTGATCGGGATGCCGCGTGATTCCGAGTTGCGGCGGGTGGTCGACCGCGCCGGCGAGAAGAAGCGGGTGCCTGAGCGCGGGGTGCTGCTTTCAAAGGAACTCGCCAAGCGCCTGGATGTGCGGGTAGGGGACGAAGTCCGGGTAGAACTTCGGGAGGGGGATCGGAGCACGCGGCACGTTGCGGTGACGGGCCTGGTGGATGACGCATTCGGTCTCCAGGGCTACATGAATCAGGCGGCGCTGGCGGCGCTGCTTGGGGAAACCCCGAGCGTGAATTTGGCAGTTCTGCGTATCGATTCTCTGCACCGAAGCGAGGTGTTGAAGCGGCTGAACGACTACCCAGGGGTCCTCGCAGTCGCCGCTCCGTCCGACCTTCGTGAGCAGTTCGAGGCGCAGAGCGGCGAGATCATGTACGTCTACACCTTCATCATGGCGCTGTTTGCCAGCGTGATTGCGATCGGCGTCGTGTACAACGGTGCGCGGGTATCGCTGTCTCAGCGAAGTCGAGACTTGGCGAGCTTGCGCGTGCTGGGCTTCACACGCAGCGAGATCGCGAGCGTGCTGTTCGGCGAACTCGCCGTGCATATGATTCTAGCAATTCCGCTTGGAATTTGGTTTGGCGGCGTGCTTTCCAAGGGCTTGATGGCGGGGGTGGATCCAGAGATCTACCGCCTGCCCATCGTGCTATCGCCGCGCACCTATGCCTTCGCGGTGAGCGTGGCGATCGGCTCCGGCCTGATCAGCGCGCTCCTGGTACGGCGCAAACTCGACAAGCTGGACCTGATCGGGGTCTTGAAGACCCGTGAGTAG
- a CDS encoding ABC transporter permease codes for MIWATFLMALREIRRNAMRSILTMLGIVIGVAAVITMTIIGEGATQSVKNDISALGDNMLIVSPGFSRRGPPSGGSKSFDEADVKAIQKQISGIAAMAPAANRSATVVYGNTNYTTQVTGTTEGFFQTRGYKVAEGRLLNDVDVRLGLAVCVIGETVRKNLLEGVDPIGVALRVGKMTCTVVGVLESKGSSAMGSDQDDLLVLPLRQFQRRMAGNRDIPTIYISVASNRSTTSVKERIESLLRERRNIRPPAEDDFNVRDMAEIAQTVSSATGALTALLGAIAAVSLVVGGIGIMNIMLVSVTERTREIGIRVAIGALGSEVMLQFLTEAVVLSTLGGIIGILFGAGMGFGITSLMKLPFVPAPGIMIISFVFSAFVGVAFGYLPARKAAQLKPIDALRHE; via the coding sequence ATGATTTGGGCCACCTTCCTCATGGCTTTGCGGGAGATCCGCCGCAACGCGATGCGCTCGATCCTCACCATGCTGGGCATCGTGATCGGAGTCGCGGCGGTCATCACGATGACGATCATCGGTGAGGGCGCGACCCAGAGCGTGAAGAACGACATCTCCGCGCTCGGCGACAACATGCTGATCGTGTCTCCGGGGTTTTCGCGACGAGGACCGCCTTCGGGCGGATCCAAGAGCTTCGATGAAGCCGACGTGAAGGCGATCCAGAAGCAAATCTCCGGGATCGCCGCGATGGCGCCGGCTGCGAACCGTTCGGCCACGGTAGTCTACGGAAACACCAACTACACCACCCAGGTGACGGGGACCACGGAGGGCTTCTTCCAGACTCGCGGCTACAAAGTTGCAGAAGGTCGTCTGTTGAACGACGTGGACGTGCGCCTGGGCCTCGCCGTATGTGTGATCGGCGAGACGGTGCGCAAGAACCTGCTGGAGGGGGTCGACCCGATCGGTGTGGCGCTGCGCGTGGGCAAGATGACCTGCACCGTGGTCGGTGTGCTGGAGTCCAAGGGCTCCTCCGCGATGGGGTCAGATCAAGATGACCTGTTGGTGCTCCCCCTGCGGCAGTTTCAGCGACGCATGGCGGGCAACCGCGACATCCCCACCATCTACATTTCAGTCGCGAGCAACCGCTCCACTACTTCGGTCAAGGAGCGCATCGAGAGCCTACTGCGAGAGCGCCGCAACATCCGTCCGCCAGCAGAGGACGACTTCAACGTGCGTGACATGGCTGAGATCGCGCAAACTGTGTCTTCCGCGACGGGGGCGCTAACAGCGCTGCTCGGTGCCATCGCTGCCGTCAGCCTGGTCGTCGGTGGCATCGGTATCATGAACATCATGCTCGTCTCGGTTACGGAGCGTACCCGAGAGATCGGCATTCGCGTGGCAATCGGCGCGCTGGGGAGTGAGGTGATGCTTCAATTCCTCACGGAAGCGGTGGTGCTGTCTACCCTCGGCGGCATCATCGGGATCCTGTTCGGTGCGGGCATGGGCTTCGGAATCACGAGCTTGATGAAGCTGCCGTTCGTCCCGGCGCCCGGCATCATGATCATCTCGTTCGTCTTCTCGGCGTTCGTTGGCGTGGCTTTTGGATATCTGCCGGCTAGGAAAGCCGCTCAGCTGAAGCCCATCGACGCGCTTCGCCACGAATAG
- a CDS encoding ABC transporter ATP-binding protein: protein MPWFQLEQITKVYGRGESEVRALDGIDLSIFAGEFVSVMGTSGSGKSTCMNIVGCLDRPTSGRYLFHGVDVGQLDADQQALLRRHYIGFVFQGFNLLARTTALENVELPLVYRRVPKAERRERAILALRDVGLEGREDHTPAELSGGQQQRVAIARALVSEPSLLLADEPTGNLDSARSEEIMRLLVRLNEERELTIAMVTHEPDMAEFGTRIVTFKDGQIIDDQPTQRMRRA from the coding sequence ATCCCCTGGTTTCAGCTCGAACAGATCACCAAGGTCTACGGGCGAGGGGAGTCCGAGGTGCGCGCCCTCGACGGCATCGATCTCTCGATCTTTGCCGGAGAGTTCGTTTCCGTGATGGGGACCAGCGGCTCAGGCAAGAGCACCTGCATGAACATCGTCGGCTGCTTGGACCGACCAACGAGCGGGCGCTACCTGTTCCACGGCGTCGACGTCGGACAACTCGACGCCGATCAACAAGCACTCCTACGCCGGCACTACATCGGCTTCGTGTTTCAAGGCTTCAACTTGCTGGCGCGCACCACGGCGCTCGAAAACGTTGAGCTACCGCTGGTTTACCGTCGGGTTCCGAAAGCCGAGCGCAGGGAGCGGGCGATCCTGGCTTTGAGAGACGTTGGCCTGGAAGGGCGCGAAGATCACACGCCCGCCGAGCTGTCCGGTGGACAGCAGCAGCGCGTCGCCATCGCACGCGCCCTGGTATCTGAGCCTTCGCTACTGTTAGCAGACGAGCCAACCGGCAACCTTGATTCCGCGCGGAGCGAAGAGATCATGCGCCTGCTCGTGCGGCTCAACGAGGAGCGTGAGCTGACCATCGCGATGGTGACTCACGAGCCCGACATGGCGGAGTTCGGCACCCGCATCGTCACCTTCAAGGACGGCCAGATCATCGACGATCAACCGACCCAAAGGATGCGGCGCGCATGA
- a CDS encoding ABC transporter ATP-binding protein: MGLARRPVQRTTGERVLWMQQVTKIYLMGEVEVRALRGVDFALHAGELVVLLGQSGSGKSTLLNILGGLDEPSEGQVFYQGRDLSRASGRDLTNYRRESVGFVFQFYNLIPSLTALENVALVTDIAKDPLDPLEALDLVGLKERAGHFPAQLSGGEQQRVAIARAVAKRPQVLLCDEPTGALDFETGIRVLAVIDRINRELGTTTAVITHNAPVAALADRVVTLVDGRVDSDLTNTERMPPEAIRW, from the coding sequence ATGGGCCTCGCGAGGCGGCCGGTGCAGCGAACGACAGGTGAGCGTGTCCTCTGGATGCAGCAGGTGACCAAGATCTACCTCATGGGGGAGGTCGAGGTGCGCGCGCTGCGAGGGGTCGACTTCGCGCTCCACGCCGGGGAGCTGGTGGTGCTGCTCGGTCAGAGCGGAAGTGGCAAGTCGACGCTGCTCAATATCCTGGGCGGACTCGACGAGCCAAGTGAAGGCCAGGTGTTCTATCAGGGGCGTGACCTCAGCCGTGCCTCGGGGCGCGACCTGACAAATTACCGTAGGGAAAGTGTTGGCTTCGTCTTCCAGTTCTACAACTTGATCCCGAGCCTGACCGCCCTCGAGAACGTCGCGCTAGTCACGGACATCGCGAAGGACCCTCTCGACCCGTTGGAGGCGTTGGACCTCGTGGGCCTGAAGGAGCGTGCCGGCCACTTCCCAGCGCAGCTGTCAGGCGGCGAACAACAGCGTGTTGCGATCGCGCGCGCCGTAGCCAAGCGGCCCCAGGTCCTGTTGTGCGACGAGCCCACGGGTGCACTGGATTTCGAGACGGGGATCCGTGTGCTGGCGGTGATCGACCGCATCAACCGGGAGCTGGGCACCACCACCGCCGTGATCACCCACAACGCGCCCGTGGCAGCTCTCGCGGACCGTGTCGTCACATTGGTCGACGGCCGTGTGGACAGCGATCTGACGAACACGGAGCGCATGCCTCCAGAAGCGATTCGCTGGTGA
- a CDS encoding alpha/beta hydrolase, which translates to MALSLSQCLSPTDPGNLVPPTADQDSKLPQVTLRIAGHSRQVHLQTFGDAENPPLLLLHGSLSDYRALLPFEALSDRYYVIMWDQRGNGLSERVTGDEYTFDSVVEEIEEIRARYAGNRPVSLIGHSFGAMYSALYMSRYPERVDQAVLVEPGGLNGQLFGDTFDQVINIDLFNPELSETYWQTEVLSPSSHEAMDYKALLLLENGHQTNYFCDADHPPRWPVWRPGAFVEYRRGKLMGAGLSGGSFEFDFAKGLDAFPRKVLLLAGSCSALGPDYQQRYHQPLFGDAEVVTIENAGHRMFVEQMDEVLDAVRGYLSQYQ; encoded by the coding sequence ATGGCACTGTCCCTGTCGCAGTGTCTTTCGCCGACAGACCCGGGCAACCTGGTGCCTCCGACCGCGGATCAAGACTCCAAGCTCCCGCAGGTCACCCTGCGCATCGCTGGTCATTCCCGCCAAGTGCACTTGCAAACCTTCGGCGATGCCGAAAACCCACCGCTGCTCCTACTCCATGGCTCCCTCTCCGACTATCGCGCGCTGCTGCCGTTTGAGGCCCTGAGTGACCGCTACTACGTCATCATGTGGGATCAGCGCGGAAACGGCTTGTCAGAGCGCGTGACAGGGGACGAATACACCTTCGACTCGGTCGTCGAGGAGATCGAAGAGATCCGTGCGCGGTACGCTGGTAACCGACCCGTTTCACTCATCGGCCACTCCTTTGGTGCGATGTATTCCGCGCTGTACATGAGTCGCTATCCGGAACGCGTCGATCAAGCAGTGCTGGTCGAGCCGGGAGGGCTGAATGGTCAACTCTTCGGCGACACCTTTGATCAGGTGATCAACATCGACCTCTTCAACCCCGAGCTCAGCGAAACCTACTGGCAGACCGAAGTACTCTCGCCTTCGAGTCACGAAGCCATGGACTACAAGGCGCTGCTGCTACTCGAGAACGGCCACCAAACGAACTACTTCTGCGACGCGGACCATCCCCCGCGTTGGCCTGTGTGGCGACCTGGCGCGTTCGTCGAGTACCGCCGCGGCAAGCTGATGGGGGCAGGGCTGTCAGGAGGCTCGTTCGAGTTCGACTTTGCCAAGGGCCTCGACGCGTTTCCGCGCAAGGTGCTGTTGCTCGCCGGGAGCTGCTCGGCGCTCGGTCCGGACTACCAGCAGCGCTACCATCAACCGTTGTTCGGCGACGCCGAGGTGGTGACCATCGAAAACGCAGGGCACCGGATGTTCGTCGAGCAGATGGACGAGGTGCTCGATGCGGTTCGAGGGTACCTCAGCCAGTACCAGTAG
- the mscL gene encoding large-conductance mechanosensitive channel protein MscL: protein MVSEFKEFAVKGNVVDLAVGVIIGGAFGKIVSSFVADVVMPPIGVLTGGVNFTKLEYILKAAEGEKPAVALKYGMFLQNVFDFLLIAIAVFFMVRVINRVRRKEEAAPAPPAEPSAEEKLLTEIRDLLKAKS from the coding sequence ATCGTTAGTGAGTTCAAAGAGTTCGCCGTCAAAGGCAACGTCGTCGACCTAGCGGTCGGTGTGATCATCGGCGGGGCTTTCGGCAAAATCGTCAGTTCCTTCGTCGCCGACGTGGTCATGCCACCAATCGGTGTGCTCACCGGTGGCGTGAATTTCACCAAGCTGGAGTACATTCTGAAGGCCGCTGAGGGGGAGAAGCCGGCGGTCGCACTGAAGTACGGGATGTTTCTGCAGAACGTCTTCGACTTTCTACTGATCGCGATCGCGGTGTTCTTCATGGTGCGCGTGATCAATCGCGTGCGGCGCAAGGAAGAGGCGGCGCCCGCACCTCCGGCCGAGCCCTCCGCCGAGGAAAAGCTCCTCACTGAGATCCGCGACTTGCTCAAGGCCAAGAGCTGA